A region from the Antennarius striatus isolate MH-2024 chromosome 24, ASM4005453v1, whole genome shotgun sequence genome encodes:
- the runx1 gene encoding runt-related transcription factor 1 isoform X1 yields MNPGAFSGSGPLSWAVYLMRKGRTGSGLFDPAPGRRYTPPSTTLASGGKMSEALPLGAQEAGGGAALVGKLRMADRGMVEVISDHPGELVKTDSPNFLCSVLPTHWRCNKTLPIAFKVVALGDIPDGTLVTVMAGNDENYSAELRNATAAVKNQVARFNDLRFVGRSGRGKSFTLTITVFTNPPQVATYQRAIKITVDGPREPRRHRQKMDEVKPGTLAFSERLTELEHLRRSSMRVTPPHHHHHHHHHQPAAGARQSAALNSAPFSSQTHSQMASGKGRHRSPWRQGKDSRQMQSSPSWSYDQSYPYLGQITTPTVHTANPLSPSRSSLGDLSSRLTGPDLTAFSDPRMTLERPFTSLPSLSESRFSDPRVHYPPTAAAFTYAPSHNSVSNGALGITMATAMATTPAGRYHTYLPPPYPANTPHQAQNGPFQSTSSPYHLYYSTAAGSYQFSMMAGGGGGGGGDSRSPPRILPPCTNASTGSALLHPSLPNQNEGVGVEVESSHSSSPTNMGAAEAVWRPY; encoded by the exons ATGAACCCTGGGGCGTTCTCCGGCTCCGGGCCCCTGTCCTGGGCCGTGTACCTGATGAGGAAGGGCCGGACAGGCAGCGGACTGTTTG ACCCTGCCCCGGGCCGGCGGTACACCCCTCCCTCAACCACCCTGGCTTCGGGGGGTAAAATGTCCGAGGCCCTGCCCCTGGGTGCCCAGGAGGCCGGTGGCGGGGCGGCGCTGGTGGGGAAGCTGCGTATGGCGGACCGCGGCATGGTGGAG GTGATCTCGGATCATCCGGGCGAGCTGGTGAAGACGGACAGCCCCAACTTCCTGTGCTCCGTCCTGCCCACCCACTGGAGGTGCAACAAGACGCTGCCCATCGCTTTCAAG gtgGTCGCCCTCGGCGACATCCCCGACGGCACCCTGGTGACGGTGATGGCGGGTAACGACGAGAACTACTCAGCTGAGCTGCGCAACGCCACGGCCGCCGTCAAGAACCAGGTGGCCCGCTTCAATGACCTGCGCTTCGTGGGCCGCAGCGGACGAG GGAAGAGTTTCACCCTGACCATCACCGTGTTCACCAACCCCCCCCAGGTGGCCACGTATCAGCGAGCCATAAAAATCACGGTGGACGGTCCCAGAGAGCCTCGAC GTCACCGTCAGAAGATGGACGAGGTCAAACCCGGCACCCTGGCGTTCTCCGAGCGGCTGACGGAGCTGGAGCATCTGAGGCGGAGCTCCATGAGGGTGACGccccctcatcatcatcatcatcatcatcatcaccagccGGCCGCCGGCGCCCGCCAATCCGCCGCGCTCAACTCCGCCCCCTTCTCCAGCCAGACGCACAGTCAGATGGCTTCCGGTAAGGGTCGGCATCGGTCACCATGGAGACAGGGCAAAG ATTCCAGACAGATGCAGTCATCTCCATCCTGGTCCTACGACCAATCATATCCCTACCTCGGCCAGATAACCACGCCCACCGTCCACACGGCCAATCCCCTTTCGCCTAGTCGCTCATCGCTTGGCGACCTGTCATCACGActcacag GTCCCGACCTCACGGCCTTCAGTGACCCCAGGATGACCTTGGAGCGACCTTtcacctccctcccctccttATCCGAGTCCCGCTTCTCCGACCCCCGTGTCCACTACCCCCCCACGGCGGCCGCCTTCACCTACGCCCCGTCTCACAACTCCGTCTCTAATGGCGCCCTTGGCATCACCATGGCGACCGCCATGGCAACCACTCCAGCAGGAAGGTACCACACCTATCTGCCCCCTCCCTACCCGGCGAACACCCCCCACCAGGCTCAGAATGGCCCGTTCCAGTCCACCTCCTCGCCGTATCACCTGTACTACTCCACCGCCGCCGGCTCCTACCAGTTCTCCATGATGgcaggggggggaggagggggcggcGGCGACTCGCGCTCGCCGCCGAGGATCCTGCCGCCGTGCACCAACGCCTCCACCGGCTCCGCCCTCCTGCACCCGTCGCTGCCCAATCAGAATGAAGGTGTGGGCGTGGAGGTGGAGTCCAGCCATAGCAGCTCTCCGACGAACATGGGGGCCGCCGAAGCCGTCTGGAGGCCTTACTGA
- the runx1 gene encoding runt-related transcription factor 1 isoform X4, producing MVFLWDAKYDPAPGRRYTPPSTTLASGGKMSEALPLGAQEAGGGAALVGKLRMADRGMVEVISDHPGELVKTDSPNFLCSVLPTHWRCNKTLPIAFKVVALGDIPDGTLVTVMAGNDENYSAELRNATAAVKNQVARFNDLRFVGRSGRGKSFTLTITVFTNPPQVATYQRAIKITVDGPREPRRHRQKMDEVKPGTLAFSERLTELEHLRRSSMRVTPPHHHHHHHHHQPAAGARQSAALNSAPFSSQTHSQMASGKGRHRSPWRQGKDSRQMQSSPSWSYDQSYPYLGQITTPTVHTANPLSPSRSSLGDLSSRLTGPDLTAFSDPRMTLERPFTSLPSLSESRFSDPRVHYPPTAAAFTYAPSHNSVSNGALGITMATAMATTPAGRYHTYLPPPYPANTPHQAQNGPFQSTSSPYHLYYSTAAGSYQFSMMAGGGGGGGGDSRSPPRILPPCTNASTGSALLHPSLPNQNEGVGVEVESSHSSSPTNMGAAEAVWRPY from the exons ATGGTGTTCCTGTGGGACGCGAAATACG ACCCTGCCCCGGGCCGGCGGTACACCCCTCCCTCAACCACCCTGGCTTCGGGGGGTAAAATGTCCGAGGCCCTGCCCCTGGGTGCCCAGGAGGCCGGTGGCGGGGCGGCGCTGGTGGGGAAGCTGCGTATGGCGGACCGCGGCATGGTGGAG GTGATCTCGGATCATCCGGGCGAGCTGGTGAAGACGGACAGCCCCAACTTCCTGTGCTCCGTCCTGCCCACCCACTGGAGGTGCAACAAGACGCTGCCCATCGCTTTCAAG gtgGTCGCCCTCGGCGACATCCCCGACGGCACCCTGGTGACGGTGATGGCGGGTAACGACGAGAACTACTCAGCTGAGCTGCGCAACGCCACGGCCGCCGTCAAGAACCAGGTGGCCCGCTTCAATGACCTGCGCTTCGTGGGCCGCAGCGGACGAG GGAAGAGTTTCACCCTGACCATCACCGTGTTCACCAACCCCCCCCAGGTGGCCACGTATCAGCGAGCCATAAAAATCACGGTGGACGGTCCCAGAGAGCCTCGAC GTCACCGTCAGAAGATGGACGAGGTCAAACCCGGCACCCTGGCGTTCTCCGAGCGGCTGACGGAGCTGGAGCATCTGAGGCGGAGCTCCATGAGGGTGACGccccctcatcatcatcatcatcatcatcatcaccagccGGCCGCCGGCGCCCGCCAATCCGCCGCGCTCAACTCCGCCCCCTTCTCCAGCCAGACGCACAGTCAGATGGCTTCCGGTAAGGGTCGGCATCGGTCACCATGGAGACAGGGCAAAG ATTCCAGACAGATGCAGTCATCTCCATCCTGGTCCTACGACCAATCATATCCCTACCTCGGCCAGATAACCACGCCCACCGTCCACACGGCCAATCCCCTTTCGCCTAGTCGCTCATCGCTTGGCGACCTGTCATCACGActcacag GTCCCGACCTCACGGCCTTCAGTGACCCCAGGATGACCTTGGAGCGACCTTtcacctccctcccctccttATCCGAGTCCCGCTTCTCCGACCCCCGTGTCCACTACCCCCCCACGGCGGCCGCCTTCACCTACGCCCCGTCTCACAACTCCGTCTCTAATGGCGCCCTTGGCATCACCATGGCGACCGCCATGGCAACCACTCCAGCAGGAAGGTACCACACCTATCTGCCCCCTCCCTACCCGGCGAACACCCCCCACCAGGCTCAGAATGGCCCGTTCCAGTCCACCTCCTCGCCGTATCACCTGTACTACTCCACCGCCGCCGGCTCCTACCAGTTCTCCATGATGgcaggggggggaggagggggcggcGGCGACTCGCGCTCGCCGCCGAGGATCCTGCCGCCGTGCACCAACGCCTCCACCGGCTCCGCCCTCCTGCACCCGTCGCTGCCCAATCAGAATGAAGGTGTGGGCGTGGAGGTGGAGTCCAGCCATAGCAGCTCTCCGACGAACATGGGGGCCGCCGAAGCCGTCTGGAGGCCTTACTGA
- the runx1 gene encoding runt-related transcription factor 1 isoform X2, with product MASNSIFESVSSYRLAFVRDPAPGRRYTPPSTTLASGGKMSEALPLGAQEAGGGAALVGKLRMADRGMVEVISDHPGELVKTDSPNFLCSVLPTHWRCNKTLPIAFKVVALGDIPDGTLVTVMAGNDENYSAELRNATAAVKNQVARFNDLRFVGRSGRGKSFTLTITVFTNPPQVATYQRAIKITVDGPREPRRHRQKMDEVKPGTLAFSERLTELEHLRRSSMRVTPPHHHHHHHHHQPAAGARQSAALNSAPFSSQTHSQMASGKGRHRSPWRQGKDSRQMQSSPSWSYDQSYPYLGQITTPTVHTANPLSPSRSSLGDLSSRLTGPDLTAFSDPRMTLERPFTSLPSLSESRFSDPRVHYPPTAAAFTYAPSHNSVSNGALGITMATAMATTPAGRYHTYLPPPYPANTPHQAQNGPFQSTSSPYHLYYSTAAGSYQFSMMAGGGGGGGGDSRSPPRILPPCTNASTGSALLHPSLPNQNEGVGVEVESSHSSSPTNMGAAEAVWRPY from the exons ACCCTGCCCCGGGCCGGCGGTACACCCCTCCCTCAACCACCCTGGCTTCGGGGGGTAAAATGTCCGAGGCCCTGCCCCTGGGTGCCCAGGAGGCCGGTGGCGGGGCGGCGCTGGTGGGGAAGCTGCGTATGGCGGACCGCGGCATGGTGGAG GTGATCTCGGATCATCCGGGCGAGCTGGTGAAGACGGACAGCCCCAACTTCCTGTGCTCCGTCCTGCCCACCCACTGGAGGTGCAACAAGACGCTGCCCATCGCTTTCAAG gtgGTCGCCCTCGGCGACATCCCCGACGGCACCCTGGTGACGGTGATGGCGGGTAACGACGAGAACTACTCAGCTGAGCTGCGCAACGCCACGGCCGCCGTCAAGAACCAGGTGGCCCGCTTCAATGACCTGCGCTTCGTGGGCCGCAGCGGACGAG GGAAGAGTTTCACCCTGACCATCACCGTGTTCACCAACCCCCCCCAGGTGGCCACGTATCAGCGAGCCATAAAAATCACGGTGGACGGTCCCAGAGAGCCTCGAC GTCACCGTCAGAAGATGGACGAGGTCAAACCCGGCACCCTGGCGTTCTCCGAGCGGCTGACGGAGCTGGAGCATCTGAGGCGGAGCTCCATGAGGGTGACGccccctcatcatcatcatcatcatcatcatcaccagccGGCCGCCGGCGCCCGCCAATCCGCCGCGCTCAACTCCGCCCCCTTCTCCAGCCAGACGCACAGTCAGATGGCTTCCGGTAAGGGTCGGCATCGGTCACCATGGAGACAGGGCAAAG ATTCCAGACAGATGCAGTCATCTCCATCCTGGTCCTACGACCAATCATATCCCTACCTCGGCCAGATAACCACGCCCACCGTCCACACGGCCAATCCCCTTTCGCCTAGTCGCTCATCGCTTGGCGACCTGTCATCACGActcacag GTCCCGACCTCACGGCCTTCAGTGACCCCAGGATGACCTTGGAGCGACCTTtcacctccctcccctccttATCCGAGTCCCGCTTCTCCGACCCCCGTGTCCACTACCCCCCCACGGCGGCCGCCTTCACCTACGCCCCGTCTCACAACTCCGTCTCTAATGGCGCCCTTGGCATCACCATGGCGACCGCCATGGCAACCACTCCAGCAGGAAGGTACCACACCTATCTGCCCCCTCCCTACCCGGCGAACACCCCCCACCAGGCTCAGAATGGCCCGTTCCAGTCCACCTCCTCGCCGTATCACCTGTACTACTCCACCGCCGCCGGCTCCTACCAGTTCTCCATGATGgcaggggggggaggagggggcggcGGCGACTCGCGCTCGCCGCCGAGGATCCTGCCGCCGTGCACCAACGCCTCCACCGGCTCCGCCCTCCTGCACCCGTCGCTGCCCAATCAGAATGAAGGTGTGGGCGTGGAGGTGGAGTCCAGCCATAGCAGCTCTCCGACGAACATGGGGGCCGCCGAAGCCGTCTGGAGGCCTTACTGA
- the runx1 gene encoding runt-related transcription factor 1 isoform X6, with product MSSQVVALGDIPDGTLVTVMAGNDENYSAELRNATAAVKNQVARFNDLRFVGRSGRGKSFTLTITVFTNPPQVATYQRAIKITVDGPREPRRHRQKMDEVKPGTLAFSERLTELEHLRRSSMRVTPPHHHHHHHHHQPAAGARQSAALNSAPFSSQTHSQMASGKGRHRSPWRQGKDSRQMQSSPSWSYDQSYPYLGQITTPTVHTANPLSPSRSSLGDLSSRLTGPDLTAFSDPRMTLERPFTSLPSLSESRFSDPRVHYPPTAAAFTYAPSHNSVSNGALGITMATAMATTPAGRYHTYLPPPYPANTPHQAQNGPFQSTSSPYHLYYSTAAGSYQFSMMAGGGGGGGGDSRSPPRILPPCTNASTGSALLHPSLPNQNEGVGVEVESSHSSSPTNMGAAEAVWRPY from the exons atgtcatcacaggtgGTCGCCCTCGGCGACATCCCCGACGGCACCCTGGTGACGGTGATGGCGGGTAACGACGAGAACTACTCAGCTGAGCTGCGCAACGCCACGGCCGCCGTCAAGAACCAGGTGGCCCGCTTCAATGACCTGCGCTTCGTGGGCCGCAGCGGACGAG GGAAGAGTTTCACCCTGACCATCACCGTGTTCACCAACCCCCCCCAGGTGGCCACGTATCAGCGAGCCATAAAAATCACGGTGGACGGTCCCAGAGAGCCTCGAC GTCACCGTCAGAAGATGGACGAGGTCAAACCCGGCACCCTGGCGTTCTCCGAGCGGCTGACGGAGCTGGAGCATCTGAGGCGGAGCTCCATGAGGGTGACGccccctcatcatcatcatcatcatcatcatcaccagccGGCCGCCGGCGCCCGCCAATCCGCCGCGCTCAACTCCGCCCCCTTCTCCAGCCAGACGCACAGTCAGATGGCTTCCGGTAAGGGTCGGCATCGGTCACCATGGAGACAGGGCAAAG ATTCCAGACAGATGCAGTCATCTCCATCCTGGTCCTACGACCAATCATATCCCTACCTCGGCCAGATAACCACGCCCACCGTCCACACGGCCAATCCCCTTTCGCCTAGTCGCTCATCGCTTGGCGACCTGTCATCACGActcacag GTCCCGACCTCACGGCCTTCAGTGACCCCAGGATGACCTTGGAGCGACCTTtcacctccctcccctccttATCCGAGTCCCGCTTCTCCGACCCCCGTGTCCACTACCCCCCCACGGCGGCCGCCTTCACCTACGCCCCGTCTCACAACTCCGTCTCTAATGGCGCCCTTGGCATCACCATGGCGACCGCCATGGCAACCACTCCAGCAGGAAGGTACCACACCTATCTGCCCCCTCCCTACCCGGCGAACACCCCCCACCAGGCTCAGAATGGCCCGTTCCAGTCCACCTCCTCGCCGTATCACCTGTACTACTCCACCGCCGCCGGCTCCTACCAGTTCTCCATGATGgcaggggggggaggagggggcggcGGCGACTCGCGCTCGCCGCCGAGGATCCTGCCGCCGTGCACCAACGCCTCCACCGGCTCCGCCCTCCTGCACCCGTCGCTGCCCAATCAGAATGAAGGTGTGGGCGTGGAGGTGGAGTCCAGCCATAGCAGCTCTCCGACGAACATGGGGGCCGCCGAAGCCGTCTGGAGGCCTTACTGA
- the runx1 gene encoding runt-related transcription factor 1 isoform X3, with amino-acid sequence MNPGAFSGSGPLSWAVYLMRKGRTGSGLFDPAPGRRYTPPSTTLASGGKMSEALPLGAQEAGGGAALVGKLRMADRGMVEVISDHPGELVKTDSPNFLCSVLPTHWRCNKTLPIAFKVVALGDIPDGTLVTVMAGNDENYSAELRNATAAVKNQVARFNDLRFVGRSGRGKSFTLTITVFTNPPQVATYQRAIKITVDGPREPRRHRQKMDEVKPGTLAFSERLTELEHLRRSSMRVTPPHHHHHHHHHQPAAGARQSAALNSAPFSSQTHSQMASDSRQMQSSPSWSYDQSYPYLGQITTPTVHTANPLSPSRSSLGDLSSRLTGPDLTAFSDPRMTLERPFTSLPSLSESRFSDPRVHYPPTAAAFTYAPSHNSVSNGALGITMATAMATTPAGRYHTYLPPPYPANTPHQAQNGPFQSTSSPYHLYYSTAAGSYQFSMMAGGGGGGGGDSRSPPRILPPCTNASTGSALLHPSLPNQNEGVGVEVESSHSSSPTNMGAAEAVWRPY; translated from the exons ATGAACCCTGGGGCGTTCTCCGGCTCCGGGCCCCTGTCCTGGGCCGTGTACCTGATGAGGAAGGGCCGGACAGGCAGCGGACTGTTTG ACCCTGCCCCGGGCCGGCGGTACACCCCTCCCTCAACCACCCTGGCTTCGGGGGGTAAAATGTCCGAGGCCCTGCCCCTGGGTGCCCAGGAGGCCGGTGGCGGGGCGGCGCTGGTGGGGAAGCTGCGTATGGCGGACCGCGGCATGGTGGAG GTGATCTCGGATCATCCGGGCGAGCTGGTGAAGACGGACAGCCCCAACTTCCTGTGCTCCGTCCTGCCCACCCACTGGAGGTGCAACAAGACGCTGCCCATCGCTTTCAAG gtgGTCGCCCTCGGCGACATCCCCGACGGCACCCTGGTGACGGTGATGGCGGGTAACGACGAGAACTACTCAGCTGAGCTGCGCAACGCCACGGCCGCCGTCAAGAACCAGGTGGCCCGCTTCAATGACCTGCGCTTCGTGGGCCGCAGCGGACGAG GGAAGAGTTTCACCCTGACCATCACCGTGTTCACCAACCCCCCCCAGGTGGCCACGTATCAGCGAGCCATAAAAATCACGGTGGACGGTCCCAGAGAGCCTCGAC GTCACCGTCAGAAGATGGACGAGGTCAAACCCGGCACCCTGGCGTTCTCCGAGCGGCTGACGGAGCTGGAGCATCTGAGGCGGAGCTCCATGAGGGTGACGccccctcatcatcatcatcatcatcatcatcaccagccGGCCGCCGGCGCCCGCCAATCCGCCGCGCTCAACTCCGCCCCCTTCTCCAGCCAGACGCACAGTCAGATGGCTTCCG ATTCCAGACAGATGCAGTCATCTCCATCCTGGTCCTACGACCAATCATATCCCTACCTCGGCCAGATAACCACGCCCACCGTCCACACGGCCAATCCCCTTTCGCCTAGTCGCTCATCGCTTGGCGACCTGTCATCACGActcacag GTCCCGACCTCACGGCCTTCAGTGACCCCAGGATGACCTTGGAGCGACCTTtcacctccctcccctccttATCCGAGTCCCGCTTCTCCGACCCCCGTGTCCACTACCCCCCCACGGCGGCCGCCTTCACCTACGCCCCGTCTCACAACTCCGTCTCTAATGGCGCCCTTGGCATCACCATGGCGACCGCCATGGCAACCACTCCAGCAGGAAGGTACCACACCTATCTGCCCCCTCCCTACCCGGCGAACACCCCCCACCAGGCTCAGAATGGCCCGTTCCAGTCCACCTCCTCGCCGTATCACCTGTACTACTCCACCGCCGCCGGCTCCTACCAGTTCTCCATGATGgcaggggggggaggagggggcggcGGCGACTCGCGCTCGCCGCCGAGGATCCTGCCGCCGTGCACCAACGCCTCCACCGGCTCCGCCCTCCTGCACCCGTCGCTGCCCAATCAGAATGAAGGTGTGGGCGTGGAGGTGGAGTCCAGCCATAGCAGCTCTCCGACGAACATGGGGGCCGCCGAAGCCGTCTGGAGGCCTTACTGA
- the runx1 gene encoding runt-related transcription factor 1 isoform X5, translated as MVFLWDAKYDPAPGRRYTPPSTTLASGGKMSEALPLGAQEAGGGAALVGKLRMADRGMVEVISDHPGELVKTDSPNFLCSVLPTHWRCNKTLPIAFKVVALGDIPDGTLVTVMAGNDENYSAELRNATAAVKNQVARFNDLRFVGRSGRGKSFTLTITVFTNPPQVATYQRAIKITVDGPREPRRHRQKMDEVKPGTLAFSERLTELEHLRRSSMRVTPPHHHHHHHHHQPAAGARQSAALNSAPFSSQTHSQMASDSRQMQSSPSWSYDQSYPYLGQITTPTVHTANPLSPSRSSLGDLSSRLTGPDLTAFSDPRMTLERPFTSLPSLSESRFSDPRVHYPPTAAAFTYAPSHNSVSNGALGITMATAMATTPAGRYHTYLPPPYPANTPHQAQNGPFQSTSSPYHLYYSTAAGSYQFSMMAGGGGGGGGDSRSPPRILPPCTNASTGSALLHPSLPNQNEGVGVEVESSHSSSPTNMGAAEAVWRPY; from the exons ATGGTGTTCCTGTGGGACGCGAAATACG ACCCTGCCCCGGGCCGGCGGTACACCCCTCCCTCAACCACCCTGGCTTCGGGGGGTAAAATGTCCGAGGCCCTGCCCCTGGGTGCCCAGGAGGCCGGTGGCGGGGCGGCGCTGGTGGGGAAGCTGCGTATGGCGGACCGCGGCATGGTGGAG GTGATCTCGGATCATCCGGGCGAGCTGGTGAAGACGGACAGCCCCAACTTCCTGTGCTCCGTCCTGCCCACCCACTGGAGGTGCAACAAGACGCTGCCCATCGCTTTCAAG gtgGTCGCCCTCGGCGACATCCCCGACGGCACCCTGGTGACGGTGATGGCGGGTAACGACGAGAACTACTCAGCTGAGCTGCGCAACGCCACGGCCGCCGTCAAGAACCAGGTGGCCCGCTTCAATGACCTGCGCTTCGTGGGCCGCAGCGGACGAG GGAAGAGTTTCACCCTGACCATCACCGTGTTCACCAACCCCCCCCAGGTGGCCACGTATCAGCGAGCCATAAAAATCACGGTGGACGGTCCCAGAGAGCCTCGAC GTCACCGTCAGAAGATGGACGAGGTCAAACCCGGCACCCTGGCGTTCTCCGAGCGGCTGACGGAGCTGGAGCATCTGAGGCGGAGCTCCATGAGGGTGACGccccctcatcatcatcatcatcatcatcatcaccagccGGCCGCCGGCGCCCGCCAATCCGCCGCGCTCAACTCCGCCCCCTTCTCCAGCCAGACGCACAGTCAGATGGCTTCCG ATTCCAGACAGATGCAGTCATCTCCATCCTGGTCCTACGACCAATCATATCCCTACCTCGGCCAGATAACCACGCCCACCGTCCACACGGCCAATCCCCTTTCGCCTAGTCGCTCATCGCTTGGCGACCTGTCATCACGActcacag GTCCCGACCTCACGGCCTTCAGTGACCCCAGGATGACCTTGGAGCGACCTTtcacctccctcccctccttATCCGAGTCCCGCTTCTCCGACCCCCGTGTCCACTACCCCCCCACGGCGGCCGCCTTCACCTACGCCCCGTCTCACAACTCCGTCTCTAATGGCGCCCTTGGCATCACCATGGCGACCGCCATGGCAACCACTCCAGCAGGAAGGTACCACACCTATCTGCCCCCTCCCTACCCGGCGAACACCCCCCACCAGGCTCAGAATGGCCCGTTCCAGTCCACCTCCTCGCCGTATCACCTGTACTACTCCACCGCCGCCGGCTCCTACCAGTTCTCCATGATGgcaggggggggaggagggggcggcGGCGACTCGCGCTCGCCGCCGAGGATCCTGCCGCCGTGCACCAACGCCTCCACCGGCTCCGCCCTCCTGCACCCGTCGCTGCCCAATCAGAATGAAGGTGTGGGCGTGGAGGTGGAGTCCAGCCATAGCAGCTCTCCGACGAACATGGGGGCCGCCGAAGCCGTCTGGAGGCCTTACTGA